A genomic region of Cannabis sativa cultivar Pink pepper isolate KNU-18-1 chromosome 1, ASM2916894v1, whole genome shotgun sequence contains the following coding sequences:
- the LOC115706373 gene encoding serine/threonine-protein kinase Aurora-3 isoform X1, with protein MKTVSFTYPKIISIGLSKLIRVNMETESEKMRSETEKQWSRYSKRNWSLQDFEIGKPLGKGKFGRVYLAREIKSKYIVALKIIFKEQMEKHSMHNQLKREMEIQTSLRHPNVLRLYGWFHDSQRIFLILEYAHRGELYGELRKNGHFSENQAATYILSLTQALAYCHQKHVIHRDIKPENLLLDHQGRLKIADFGWSVQSSSKRHTMCGTLDYLAPEMVENKAHDYAVDNWTLGILCYEFLYGAPPFEAATQRDTFRRIVQVDLCFPPTPNVSQEAKNLISRLLVRESSKRLSLRNIMEHPWIIRFANSSGICNN; from the exons GAGTAAACATGGAAACTGAATCCGAGAAGATGAGATCAGAAACGGAGAAACAATGGAGCCGATATTCAAAACGAAATTGGTCATTGCAAGACTTTGAGATCGGAAAACCACTTGGCAAGGGAAAGTTCGGCCGAGTCTATCTCGCCCGAGAAATTAAG AGCAAATACATAGTAGCATTGAAGATTATATTCAAGGAGCAAATGGAGAAGCATTCGATGCACAATCAACTCAAGCGTGAAATGGAAATTCAGACCAGTCTTAGGCATCCCAACGTTCTTCGACTCTATGGCTGGTTTCACGATTCTCAACGCATCTTCTTAATTCTCGAGTATGCTCATCGGGGCGAGCTCTATGGGGAGCTTAGAAAAAATGGCCATTTCTCTGAAAACCAAGCCGCTAcg TATATTTTAAGCCTTACACAAGCACTGGCGTATTGTCACCAGAAGCATGTAATTCATAGAGATATAAAGCCAGAGAATTTGTTGCTTGACCATCAG GGTCGGTTGAAAATCGCAGACTTCGGATGGTCTGTTCAGTCAAGTAGCAAGAGGCATACCATGTGTGGAACGTTGGATTACTTAGCACCAGAAATGGTTGAGAATAAAGCTCATGATTACGCTGTTGATAATTGGACTTTGGGTATTCTTTGTTATGAGTTTCTATATGGGGCACCTCCATTTGAGGCTGCAACTCAAAGAGATACATTTAGAAG AATAGTGCAAGTTGATTTGTGCTTCCCTCCTACACCTAATGTTTCTCAAGAAGCCAAAAATCTCATTAGCAGG CTTCTAGTAAGAGAATCCTCAAAGAGACTCTCTCTGCGGAATATTATGGAGCACCCTTGGATTATCAGGTTTGCCAATTCTAGTGGTATTTGCAATAACTAG
- the LOC115706371 gene encoding growth-regulating factor 9, translating to MDFQTKTSSHSGGVLRVRKRSEKQWTVVMHGDGGKEKRSSGVKPLIKCEGNCGFSWGQLLQLKHQSLIYSHIVNGIPVPFHLLATISKTLLPPLSTTLLNPYPFTGFSPQGFYCKNMVDPEPGRCRRTDGKKWRCSKNVVLDQKYCEQHMHRGRQRSRKLVEVAEIGTSLSITKTPEKSVSQSLQKSSSNIPVSVGLQLMTTLSSNVTSVSHGNATPSSSFCTKRVTNVTAPCITTTNIAAITKSNMSAGNAGKVVSDKYFGSIGRSNNTNACSNMSQGLGFSPRSVLHLQVLRSNGLHTDYRNGIELEPGRCRRTDGKKWRCRRDVIPDQKYCARHMHRGAKKLVKVFPPLPAIAASSAATDSARCPPTTAIPSRVNPVSPNTKLSISIQDSPQLTNIIEKSDSSSSSDTTISDTSVAAYTISKLPA from the exons ATGGACTTTCAAACCAAAACTTCTTCGCACTCTG GTGGAGTATTGCGGGTGCGGAAGAGGAGTGAGAAACAATGGACGGTGGTGATGCATGGAGATGGAGGGAAGGAGAAGAGGTCTAGTGGAGTGAAGCCGTTGATCAAGTGTGAGGGAAATTGTGGGTTCTCGTGGGGTCAATTGCTGCAGCTGAAACACCAATCTCTCATTTACAGCCATATAGTAAACGGTATCCCCGTTCCTTTCCACCTTCTTGCTACCATTTCCAAGACCCTGCTTCCTCCACTTTCTACTACTCTACTTAATCCATATCCCT TTACAGGATTCAGCCCACAAGGGTTTTACTGCAAAAACATGGTGGATCCTGAACCAGGAAGGTGCAGAAGAACTGATGGGAAGAAATGGAGATGCAGTAAAAATGTAGTTCTTGATCAAAAATACTGTGAGCAGCACATGCACAGAGGCCGTCAACGTTCAAGAAAGCTTGTGGAAGTTGCTGAAATCGGTACTTCTCTTTCAATTACCAAAACACCTGAGAAATCAGTTAGCCAATCGCTACAAAAATCAAGTTCAAACATTCCAGTCTCTGTTGGTCTTCAACTTATGACCACCTTGTCCTCAAATGTCACTAGTGTTAGCCATGGTAATGCTACTCCCTCTAGTAGCTTTTGTACGAAAAGGGTTACTAATGTTACTGCTCCATGTATTACTACTACTAACATTGCTGCAATTACTAAAAGTAACATGAGTGCTGGCAATGCCGGGAAAGTTGTTAGTGACAAGTATTTTGGCTCAATAGGAAGAAGCAATAACACAAATGCTTGCAGTAATATGTCACAGGGTTTGGGTTTCTCTCCCAGAAGTGTTCTTCATCTACAAG TCCTAAGAAGCAATGGCTTACACACTGACTATAGAAATGGCATAGAACTTGAACCGGGGAGGTGTAGGAGAACAGATGGGAAGAAGTGGCGATGCAGACGGGATGTTATCCCTGATCAGAAATATTGTGCTCGCCATATGCATAGAGGTGCCAAGAAGCTTGTGAAGGTTTTCCCACCTCTCCCAGCCATCGCAGCTTCATCTGCTGCTACAGATTCTGCTCGATGTCCACCAACAACAGCCATCCCCTCTCGGGTCAACCCTGTGAGCCCAAACACGAAGCTCTCTATATCCATTCAAGACAGCCCTCAGTTGACCAACATCATAGAGAAAAGTGATTCTAGCAGCAGCAGTGATACAACTATTTCCGATACTAGCGTTGCTGCTTACACAATTAGTAAGCTTCCTGCTTAA
- the LOC115706373 gene encoding serine/threonine-protein kinase Aurora-3 isoform X2, with amino-acid sequence METESEKMRSETEKQWSRYSKRNWSLQDFEIGKPLGKGKFGRVYLAREIKSKYIVALKIIFKEQMEKHSMHNQLKREMEIQTSLRHPNVLRLYGWFHDSQRIFLILEYAHRGELYGELRKNGHFSENQAATYILSLTQALAYCHQKHVIHRDIKPENLLLDHQGRLKIADFGWSVQSSSKRHTMCGTLDYLAPEMVENKAHDYAVDNWTLGILCYEFLYGAPPFEAATQRDTFRRIVQVDLCFPPTPNVSQEAKNLISRLLVRESSKRLSLRNIMEHPWIIRFANSSGICNN; translated from the exons ATGGAAACTGAATCCGAGAAGATGAGATCAGAAACGGAGAAACAATGGAGCCGATATTCAAAACGAAATTGGTCATTGCAAGACTTTGAGATCGGAAAACCACTTGGCAAGGGAAAGTTCGGCCGAGTCTATCTCGCCCGAGAAATTAAG AGCAAATACATAGTAGCATTGAAGATTATATTCAAGGAGCAAATGGAGAAGCATTCGATGCACAATCAACTCAAGCGTGAAATGGAAATTCAGACCAGTCTTAGGCATCCCAACGTTCTTCGACTCTATGGCTGGTTTCACGATTCTCAACGCATCTTCTTAATTCTCGAGTATGCTCATCGGGGCGAGCTCTATGGGGAGCTTAGAAAAAATGGCCATTTCTCTGAAAACCAAGCCGCTAcg TATATTTTAAGCCTTACACAAGCACTGGCGTATTGTCACCAGAAGCATGTAATTCATAGAGATATAAAGCCAGAGAATTTGTTGCTTGACCATCAG GGTCGGTTGAAAATCGCAGACTTCGGATGGTCTGTTCAGTCAAGTAGCAAGAGGCATACCATGTGTGGAACGTTGGATTACTTAGCACCAGAAATGGTTGAGAATAAAGCTCATGATTACGCTGTTGATAATTGGACTTTGGGTATTCTTTGTTATGAGTTTCTATATGGGGCACCTCCATTTGAGGCTGCAACTCAAAGAGATACATTTAGAAG AATAGTGCAAGTTGATTTGTGCTTCCCTCCTACACCTAATGTTTCTCAAGAAGCCAAAAATCTCATTAGCAGG CTTCTAGTAAGAGAATCCTCAAAGAGACTCTCTCTGCGGAATATTATGGAGCACCCTTGGATTATCAGGTTTGCCAATTCTAGTGGTATTTGCAATAACTAG